A genomic window from Chaetodon auriga isolate fChaAug3 chromosome 13, fChaAug3.hap1, whole genome shotgun sequence includes:
- the cyp27a1.1 gene encoding sterol 26-hydroxylase, mitochondrial, whose protein sequence is MAAWLCRSVMWRKGSGLLSCSTAVTRACSRGVGSISSTPGPVSTFQEKPRTLEDLPRVSFSKLIYRMTFQGFHNRMHELQIYEKQLYGPIYRDCLNTVCVNTPNLLEEVLRNDDTFPSRGDMSSWKEYRDMRGFGYGPFTEEGENWYNFRAVLNKRMLHPRDSAQYGDTLNDIITDFMKRICYLRQCSPTGDLVTNINNEFHRFSLEAIASILFETKLGCLEKEIPKSTQDFISAVSKMFSNNFIVVLMPKWSRSILPFWGRYIAAWDGIFSFATNLIDKKMESIQQRLDNNQDVEGEYLTYLLQNPQMSTKDVYGSISELLIAGLDTTSNALTWTLHLLSLYPQSQDRLYEEVSTLVPEARVPSAAEVSQMPYLRAVVKESLRMYPVVPLNGRVVIDKDVMIGGYQFPKKTAFTFSHYAISHDEDTFPEPFTFKPERWLRDGRERPNAFGAIPFGFGVRGCVGRRIAELQMYLVLSRLIRQFEIKPDPTMREFKCINRITLTPDRPVSLHFVDRGGENAV, encoded by the exons ATGGCTGCATGGCTGTGCCGGAGTGTGATGTGGAGGAAGGGCAGCGGGCTGCTGTCCTGCTCTACTGCTGTGACCCGGGCCTGCTCCAGGGGTGTGGGAAGCATCTCCTCCACCCCGGGGCCTGTCTCCACCTTCCAGGAGAAGCCTCGGACACTAGAGGACCTCCCACGTGTCAGCTTCTCGAAGCTGATATACAGAATGACGTTTCAGGGTTTCCACAACCGTATGCACGAGCTGCAG ATCTATGAAAAACAGCTGTACGGGCCCATATACAGAGACTGtttaaacacagtgtgtgtgaacactccaAACCTGCTGGAGGAGGTCTTGAGGAACGATGACACTTTCCCAAGCCGAGGAGACATGTCCTCGTGGAAAGAATATCGAGACATGAGAGGATTTGGCTACGGGCCTTTCACGGA GGAAGGGGAGAACTGGTACAACTTCAGGGCGGTGCTGAACAAGCGCATGCTGCATCCGAGGGATTCTGCACAGTATGGCGACACTCTCAATGACATTATTACAGACTTCATGAAGAGGATCTGCTACCTGCGTCAGTGCAGCCCCACGGGAGATTTGGTGACCAACATAAACAACGAGTTCCATCGTTTCTCACTGGAAG CCATTGCCTCCATTCTGTTTGAGACAAAGCTTGGATGTCTGGAAAAGGAAATCCCTAAAAGTACACAAGACTTTATCAGCGCAGTGTCCAAGATGTTCTCCAACAACTTTATCGTGGTGTTGATGCCCAAGTGGAGCCGCAGCATACTTCCCTTCTGGGGGCGCTACATCGCAGCCTGGGATGGCATCTTCAGCTTCG CCACAAACTTGATTGACAAGAAAATGGAGTCCATTCAGCAGCGCTTGGACAACAACCAGGATGTGGAGGGTGAATACCTGACGTACCTCCTCCAAAACCCTCAGATGAGCACTAAAGATGTGTACGGCAGCATCTCTGAGCTGCTAATAGCAGGACTGGACACG ACCTCCAACGCCCTCACATGGACTCTGCACCTGCTGTCCCTGTACCCTCAAAGTCAGGACAGACTTTATGAAGAAGTGTCCACTTTGGTCCCAGAGGCCCGGGTACCCTCTGCTGCGGAGGTCTCTCAGATGCCGTATTTAAGGGCCGTTGTGAAGGAGTCACTGAG GATGTACCCTGTGGTTCCTTTGAATGGACGGGTTGTGATAGACAAGGATGTCATGATTGGTGGATATCAATTTCCAAAGAAA ACTGCTTTCACGTTTTCTCACTATGCCATCAGTCATGATGAGGACACATTCCCAGAGCCGTTCACATTTAAGCCGGAGAGGTGGCTCCGTGACGGCCGAGAGAGGCCCAACGCCTTTGGCGCCATCCCGTTTGGCTTCGGAGTGAGAGGCTGCGTCGGTCGCCGGATCGCTGAGCTTCAGATGTATCTGGTGCTGTCTCGG cTAATCAGGCAGTTTGAAATCAAACCAGACCCGACAATGAGAGAGTTTAAATGCATCAACCGCATCACTCTGACACCAGACAGACCTGTAAGCCTACACTTTGtggacagaggaggtgaaaacgCAGTTTGA